The following is a genomic window from Stegostoma tigrinum isolate sSteTig4 chromosome 24, sSteTig4.hap1, whole genome shotgun sequence.
ACTCCTGCACTAATCACTTTGGAATTTCACTATTTAAAAAGTGCCAGCTTGACTGCAACTCtgccttctattagttagccaattctctatccatgttaattATACTACCTCTTGTCCTATTAAggtggtaccttatcaaaagccttcttgtATTGTCACGCCTCTTTGGAGGATGCTGTGGAATGACCGGAGGTTGTGAAAGGGGTTATGTAAATGCATGCCTTTTCTCTGTTCTTGTTACTGATGTGGTCACACAGATGTTGGAGGATTCCACAGTTTGGTCCTGGGCAGACTCTCAGATTGGACTGGTAGCTTGAATAAGAATGGATTCATTATTTTCACAGTTGTTTACgtattatttttctcttttttttctagGCAACGACCACTTGGCATTGCTGTCTCTAGATGGAGATATTTACACATCTGGTTGTGGTGAACAGGGGCAGCTGGGAAGAATTGCAGAATGTTTTACGAATCGGGGAGGAAGGCGAGGTCTAGGTAAATGTAGCATCAATTCCCACACGTTTGGACCGTCCAATGCTAATAATTCAGCCCCTTTTGTGCTTGCTTCGCTTTTCAGTTAGAATGAACTGTCCGTCTCTCCATTTTTCGCTTTGCCCAGTAAACGGATGAGAATGGGGTGCTGCAATCCCAGCTGTCCTACCTTGAAACAATAATTGATATTGGACCTAAACCACTTACTTTGGTATCTGTTACTGTTGAGATTATTAATGATAACTTGTGCTGTTTAATTGCCAATTATTTCTGTTTAATTTGCTCAGAGCGACTCCTGATTCCCAAGAGCCTTCATCTCAAAGCTAAGGGAAGCGGGAAAGTGAAATTTCGTGATGTTTTCTGTGGGGCATATTGTACGTTTGCGATTTCAAAGGAAGGACATATCTACGGTTTTGGATTGTCCAACTATCATCAATTGGGTGAGAACTGTTAAAGCATTAACAATAATGTTATTTAAGGTTGCATGCAATGCAAAACAAGGCCATGTCTTTTCTGTTAAGCCTATATAGCAACAGTGACTTGTATTTGCATAGCATCTTTTAATGCAGTGAAATACCCTGAGATTTCTCCAGACCATTATTGAGCAAAGCTCACTTGTGAGCCCATGGGATTTTCAGACAGTTAACCAAAAGATTGGTTATATAGTGGATTTCAAGAAGTTTTAGCGACAAAAGAGTGGTAGACAgtttaaagagggaattccacagcttaATGACCAGGCTGTTGAAGGCATATTCATCACTGGTGCAGTGATTTGAAATTTTAGGATGTCCAAGAGGCCAAAATTGGAGGGATGCAGTATTGAAGGTTGCAGGACAGAGATCGGATGCCATGAGGCATGGAGAAGGCTGAAAATTGGATGCCTCAATTTCACATTCTGAAGTGTTGGTCCAAAAGCTGACTTAGGTCAGTGAACGAAAAGGTTGACTGATCAGTACTTAATTTGGCTACGTCCAGAAGTGAAGTTTGAGATTCGTGCAAGCATGGTTGGAAACTTGGATTCTCTACTGCAATTATGGCCTGATTGGTGGAATATAGAAGTCAGTTGAAGGAAAGTGTACAGTGTTTCTTTTCTGTATTGGATCATTACTTAACTGTGCACAAGATAGTGTGAAATAACAGTTTAGCTTTATCTTTACTGTTGTAAAATGTACATACGCAAGTTAGCAGGCTGAGGGTCTAATCAAGATAACAgcatggagctagaggaatacagcaggtcaggctgcattagaggagcaggaaaggtgatgtttagggttgggacccatcttcagaccCTGCTGCTCTCCTGCCTAACCTGCGttccgccagctccacactgtgtaatccctgactccagcattggcagttcttactatctctgaggatcTGATCAGACTTGCCTAATCTGTCTGCTGTTGAATAGTCTGTTAATGCTCACTGAGTAGACTTTTGTCAGCTTGAGTGTCGTTCCAGAAAATGGTCCTGATCCACATTAAACTTCGAAGTTTTTAGGAGCAATGTGGAGAGGAGGAGATAATTTGAAGACACAAAGAGTGATATGTTTTGTTTCTGCTGCAGGAACATCAGGCACAACTCCCTGTTACTCAGCACACAAATTAACTGCATTCAAGAACTCAACAAAGTCTTGGGTAAAATTCTCAGGTGGACAACACCACACTTTGTGTCTGGACTCTGAAGGTGGGTGTTATCATGAGGGTAAGGAAAATAGCAAGACCTTTTATGAGATGTGCGAGTTCTTCCATTTTAAAATCAGCTTCAGGCAGTGATGTCTCATCACGTGTTCTGTTGTGAAATCCATCGATCTCGTTGCTATCCCCTAGAATTTGTGGATGCCTGAGAGGGGTTAATAGGAACTCGATCCCTGTGTTTTATCCGCAGCGTTGCCTCAATATTTCACTGCACCAGTCCTGCTGTTGCACCAGCAACGCTACTGTATTTTTCAGGGTTATGCAGACCTAGCATTCTCAATAGCCTTAATGGAATACTTAGCAAGGGGAACCTACCTATTTGTGTGCATTGCTTAATTGCAAGACTAGGAGTTGATAGCAGTGGCATGGCACTATGTTCCTTCAGTGAGTAATCATAGACAGTGTGGGATGAATGGCTTCTTATGCTGTATGATTTCATAATTGTCAATTGGAGAATACTAATTCAGTTTTGTAAAATAATTGGAAATAAAAGTGAGTAAATGTGGTCATAAAACTCTTTGACATCCAGCTGGTTCATTTAGGGAAGGGACCCAGCTGTCCAATTTCAGTAGGAATAGAAGGAATCCACTTAGCACCTGGAACCTGTTCTACAATTCAGTGAATTCAGTATTGACGTACAACTTAACTCCACATATCCACTGTTACCGCTTAACATTTTTGGCTAACAAACGTCTAGCCCTCCTGAGTTTAAAATGAACTTAGCATCATTTGCTATTTGTAGAAGTGTTTTCCAAAATTCTGCCaatctttgtgtgtagaagtgttttgtaatttcactcctgaaaggtcTGGGTCTCATTCTGTGATTATACCTCATAGTCCCAGGCTCTGAGATTATTAGAAATAGATTATCTACCCTTTCTGTTTCCCTTAATACTTTTTCAAAGAACACAATATCCTACTAGATTCCTAAGAATACAATCCTAGTTTTATAATCTTTCCTTGAAGTTTGACCTTTGGAGTGCAggaaacattctggtaaattACTACCAACTCCCTTTAATtcagctacttattaagaaatctctcgacaatcaaatactgaagcaatgatttaaactttattgcgTGTGCAGCCCTCAGgtaagcaagttaagcctcaaCCCAACTTGGCTACTGGCtgattaatggtggaatttagcaACAATTTCAATCAAGTGTGTCTGTCTCTTGATGTCCATGGTATGGTCCATGTTGTGTTGTTTCTTGAACTTCTGCTGTTGAAGAATCCTTGAGTTGAATTTTTATACAATTTTCTGTCCTTCAGGTTTATAGTGTGACAtcaacaaaaactaagttgctggaaaagctcagcaggtctggcagcatctgtgaaggagaaaacagcgttaatgtttcctgtccagtgacccttcctcaccggacctgaaatgttaactctgtttcctccttcacagatgctgccagatctgctgagctttttcagcaactttgttttttttcttgatttaaaGCATCTGTGGCTCTTTTGGGTATCTTTATAgtgtgacattattgatgatcCTTTAGATTCTTTCAACCAAAATATTGCAGGTCTGTAGCATGCTTGCCTATCAGAagtagctttcctgttccttgttATGTTTGACATTGGAGGCGTGACTTTCTGGCAGTTAACTCCGTAAATTTTTCTGCAGGTCAACTAGTTGTGCTTGTAGCATAGGACAACCAGTTAAGCAGATGTTTAAAAAGCTGGGTTTATGTAGCTTTgactcctttcctcagtcatggCTAATTGTTTTCAATTCCAGCAAAGCAGTTTATCCTTGTCCCTTAACACTTTATTCCAGACAattattgctgtttctttcaatccacaaagttattaaagttctgaagtttacTTTATCATAATGCTACCTCTAATAGTATCACACAGAACTCTCAGTACTTAAGGTGTTGACTAATCTGTGCTTTGTATAACTGAATGATGCGTTCTACCCCCTTGTATTTTACTCCTCTTCTCAAGGGTGATTTGAAATGGACAGTACAGTTCCCCACATAGATAAAACAAAatccacaactttctgactggGTGCTGGGGGTACTAACTATTGAACTGCCTGTCACAACAGCTAAGAATAAAACTGAACAAACTCTAAAGAGGTTTTGCTAGCCAAGTTGCCTCTGCTGCCGTCCTGTAGCCTTGTCTGTAGATTGTGTTTTACAGAGCTCAGAGCTGACTCGCCTTTTAACGCATACAATGTATGCTGTAGGACGTGCTCGCAATCAGATGATTAAACCTATCCCAAACACCAGGTCTGGATATTAAACTGTTTCTTTCTGGGTGAGCTTGGATCTACTTGTTTTCTTTGCCCTTTTTTTTGTCGTAAGTTCTGATCTTGTGCTTTTCATTTTCCAATAAAAGGTAAAGTGTACAGCTTAGGTCGAGCAGAGTATGGCCGCCTAGGGTTGGGAGAGCATAGTACAGAGAAGAGTACACCTACCATTGTGCAAGGGCTCCCTGTTATCACTACAGTGGCTTGTGGGGCATCTGTTAGTTATGCTGTCAGCAAGGATGGTAAGATTTCACTTCTGTTTACCCTCCTTCCCTTACCTGTCACTATACTCTCCCCTCAAAAAAACTTATCTGTCATCGAGTTCAGCCATTGCAGCActgatgtgtttttgtttttaatcatctGCAATCATCTCCAAATGATTGTTTTCTCTTAGGCCGAGCCTTTGCCTGGGGGATGGGGACGAACTTCCAGCTGAGCACAGGTAATGAGGAAGACGTGTGGAGTCCAATCCAGATGTCAGGTCAGCAGCTGGAGAACAGAGAGGTGCTGTCCATCTCCAGTGGAGGCCAACACACTGCATTACTCGTTAAAGAGCGCGGGCAAAGCTGATGCAGGTGGCTGCCCCTGTGAAAATAAAAAAATACTGCCGATAAAACCTCGATTGTAAAGACTGAGTGAGCCCTGCACTTTCCCTATAATCTTTGGATGGAATGCTTGGATACTACAGGaatacatttatttttgtttgcttgtgttttttttgacaACGCCTTGGAATTGAAATCCAACCAAGTCCACAAATGTACTGTGCAGTGCCATTTTATTGTAATGTTAGTGATGTACGAACTTGGTTTGTCTTCAGTTTGATGTGTCGACTTCAGTTCACGTTTTGCAGGACaagccactttttaaaaaagaagtttaAATTTCTGATCTGTTTGGGGAAAATGTCTGGGCAGGCAAGTAGGTCGAAGAGGGGAAAGCATattcttttaaaatcaaataaatcTTTTTGTGATAGTTTTCTACAAGTTTTTTTGCATTTCACATCTTTGTGTAACTTGATTTTAGGCAGTGTCGCAGGTTTGAATGTCTAGGTATGTTTCCGTTCCTCTGTATCACAATTACTGCCTGTCATCATTCTGTTGATGTGCTTAGGAGATTTaatggaggagttcaaaaaaTCTTGGAAAAAGGCAAGAAGCTTAGTAACCAATGGATATAAATTTATGATAATTAACAAAAGCAGAGTCAACACTGGGGTGGGAAAAGGAAGGAATTGAACTGTAAATTGCTGTGATTGGGAATGTGCTGCATCAGATGGTGTTTGAAGCAGATTGGAAAAGTAATTTTCAAACAGGATTCGGATAACTATGGAGGAAATACTTGCAAGGCTGTAGAGAACTGGGGAATGCAACATTTTAATTAATTCTTTAGAAGAGCTTCACAGGCATGAAGTTCTGAATTGCAGCCTTCTGCATGTATACTTCTATGATTCTTGCCCTTATTAACctgatttgaaatgttttaatacACAAATTTGTACAGATACATTTGTGACTGTGCAAAATGTCGCATGCATTCCGAAAAAAATCTTTCTGCTCTGAGGACCAGTGGGcataggaacaaaagtaggccattcagcttattgagtctgctctcccattcagtGAAATCTTGGCTAGTctgatcaactccactttcctgcttgttcctaataatccttgattcctttattgaatgaaaatcagccttgaatatacttaacgtctcagcctctgtggtaaagaattccacagattcattatttTCACAagaaatttcatttgtttagatGTGTGAccctttttattctgagattataccctgtGGTCTTCGACTCTTCCGCAAGGGGAAGGAGTCTTCCCGCATCTACCCTATAAAGTTCCCCGAAAATCTTGattatttcaataagattgcctctcattcttctaaattccagttaGGATGGGCCTAACCTACTCGACATTCCCTCAACGCAGTCTCTCCGTGCTGTCAGCTTAGTGAATGTCCTCTAGATTGTCCAtattctggcattggaggcaaagggcccaaaactgttcacataatccaacaggttttccttgtatagttttagcaaaaccctTCATATttcactccctttgaaataaaggccaacatttcatttgctatCCCTATTATTTGCAGAACTTTGCTACCTTTTGTTTGATTCGTGGACAAGGACTTCCAAATCCTTCtggcagctttctgcagtctttctcaacGAATTAATCAATtctcagcttttctattcttcctgcaagctgtataaactcacattttcccacagttAGCTTACTTGCTTAACCTGCAGACTCTTATCCTCACTGCTTGACTTCCTACCTGTTTTTGTGTCATATGTAAACTTAGCTATAGTAAATCATAACATATATGTATATAGTAAATAATTAGAGCCCATCAGTGATTCCTCTTGCACCCCACTAGTTGCAGGGTGCTATCTGGAAAATGTCCCCCAGTCGCAAGTCTCTCTTGTGTTAGTTAGCCAACAGCATCTCCCGACACCATGGGCTGTTGTTGTACTAAGTATCCTCACGAGTGGTACCGttatttaattgaattgaattagcttcattgtcacacgtactccaaatgagtacagtgaaaaatgtcacCACTTACAGGGCCATCTATGATACAAAGGTACCTAAGTACAGCTTTGTCAGCTACTAGATCTTAGAAAATAGAGGTATATGGCCAGCACTGCAGAAATAAATAAAGGTTCAGAACAATGGTCTTCCAACTCATATCACCCTCTGGTCTGTACTGGCCCCTGGTTCCAGACTGCGCTGGGCTTCACCTCGAGGTTCGTGAGGATGGGGGATTGCTCTGGAATTGCCTTGCGACCAGGAGACCATGCTGGTGCCATACCAGGCTGAGAGAACAGCACATACTGCTGGAAGGATGCAACGACATGCAGGGAGGCCACAGCAGAGTGCCACTTCAAGCCAGGAGACCGCCATGGGGATCCACGATGCCAGGCTGACAGGGCCACTTCATCATGTCAGTGCTGATGCTGGGGCGCTTActttaatttttgaaaatgtttgatGTTACGTTCATTGATTGctttttatcatagaatcatagaaatgatGCAGCACGTAAGGGGGTTATTCGGCTCATTTTGTCCATGCCACTCCAAAGACAGCCAGATGACCTTTGTAATTCCATCTTCCTGCACACGGCCAATAGCCTTGTGGTTTAGAGCGCTTGatgtgcagatccaggtacttttaaacagtgttttgggtctctgtctccaccaccaatTCAGGCACCCTTTTTTCAACAAAAGCGTCCTCACgttccctctaatccttctgctaCTTAGCTAGAATCACGATCTCTCTGCAAAGGGAATCAGGTTCCTCCTGTCTATtctatctctacccctcacaCAATTTCATATACCTTAATCAAGCCATCCCTCAATCTTCTCTATTCCAAGGCAAAGAACCCTAATCTCTCCTTGTACCTATAGTTCTCTAGCCCTaccaacattctagtaaatcttaactgctggagagtgcagggaagtgtttTCTGTAATGTGGTCATCAGAACTATACACAGTTCATGAGTTTTTGACCTCACCAGTGTTGTAGAAAGCTTCGTTATTGTACAGGGTATCTCCAGTTTTGTATTCTACTCCTCTGCAAACGAAGGCAGATGCCTTCTTTATAACCTTACCTATCTGTACTGCTACCTTGAGGAACGTGTGCACTTAACATGCCAAAATCTCACCtcatctacccctctcagtatATTCCCATTTTTTGTGTTTTCCCTCTTTACTGTTTGACCTCTCTCAATGCATTACTTCAcctgccactttcctgcccattccacCCCACCAATGTATATCATTTTGGAGCTAACTACTATTTTCTACATTATCCACTAAGTGGCCaagtttttgtttgcaaattttccaaattttgcctgctgtgttcaagtccaaattgttaatgtataaagcAAGCAGCAGGGGTCCTAACagtgatccttgcagaacaccatttGAAACAGTTTTTCATTTTGCAAGGACAACTactctttgtttcccattactaGGTCAACTAGGTCCAATTTGAAACATCACCCTGTATCCTTTTACTTTTTTGATCAGTCTATCATTTGGGACCTTGCCAAATGCCTTATTAAGATCCATGTAGTCAGTGACCACTACTgctctcatcaatcctccttgtcTCTTCCCTAAAGAATTTGATTTGTAAGGGATGATCTTccttaacaaagccatgctgactctccctaattagTCCACGCCTTTCTAAGTGACAGTTTATTTGTTCTTTCAGGACTGATtttaacaacttacccaccaccgaaGTAAGACTAACCAGTGTATAACTGGTATTTCCTTTGTACCCTTTTAAAATAATGGAACCATGTCTGCATTCCTAtagtcttctggcatctcactTGTGTCTCATGAAGTTTAGAACGTAGTCTTCCGAGCATCTGCTGTTTCCTCCCTGATCACCTTCAACATGCTCAGGAACAATCCATCCGGTCTGGTGACTTATTCACTTTCATGGATTCCAACTTCTCCAACACTACCTCTCTCAGTGCGATTGTTTTGTCCAATATTACTGCTCCTCTTGGATTACTATGTTCACATCatccctttcctttgtgaatatCTTGACCTGGGACTGTCACCTTTACTTTGCTGTTGCTAGGTTACAATTCAAGTACTCTCTACTGTATGGACTACAACATTTTATGAAAGAagctcaattccactttcctaacTAAAAGCAGGAAATTCGCaccttgccagcaatgtccacgtGCAGTAAAGTTTTttcttaaaattattttgtttccagttcTTGTTATTATCCTAGTGAATCTGCTCTCTTACAGCTTTAAAATCCTTCCAAAATAGAACGCTGAACAGTACATTGCATTTTATTCAAAGTCTTCACTAGCCCAATTAAGCTTATTCCTGTAAATACTATTCCTCCTCTGTTCTATTCCCCTGTTAATAAGGTACAAGATTCCAGTGACTGTTTTATAGAAGCCAAATAGGTGGTTGGCAGAATTTTCCTGCTTTGGTCCAGTGTCAGTGTTTTCCCTTTAAACATCAATGTTTTATCCGTGTTATATTTCATCTTGTACCATATGCaggatgtttgtaaaatgttcttgTGAGAAATCTTGTACTTTCAGAAAATTCATGTATTTGCATCTGTGTTCCCAAAAGGTATCCAAACTTCACAAAAAAGGCCTCTGGTCCAAATGATTTGCCTGTAACAAGTTTCTGCCACCTGGCTTTCATTAGATTGCTCAATGTTTGCTAGTTTTATCTTTTGGGTAATGGGACAAAATTACTTGTAAAGTTGAAGTTTGTGCTTTCAGGGTTCACTTTTTAGGTGGGATCAAACCAGATAGGGCTGGACAAAGTGTCAAATTTCTTGCAATGTTGAAAATTTAGCCAAGAAATTTAGAACATGGAGTGTTGAACTCAAACATCGATGGAACCATCAATCATAATTACTTTGAAAAGGCAAGTGgataaatatttggaaatgaaaaGTTTCAAAAATTTAAGTGAATGGATAAAATAATTGTTATTTCAAAGGCACAGATGAACCTAATGATTTGAATGACCTCAATCtgttcttttaaaattctttgcATAACGTCTGTACTTGATGTTTCTGCATTTTGAAAATGACTTTATTTTGAagagcatagaatataggagcaggaatcCTATAATCCAACATTATACCCTGTTCTTGCTTTTatcccatactctttgatccctttggtCCTAAGAACGATATCTGCAGTTTTCTGAAGAGCCTTCAATATTTTAGTCACAGCagttttctgtggtagagaattcctcaggttcatcactctttgggtgaagaaattcttcctcatccctgtccTAAAAGTCTACTGCTTATTCTTAAACAATGACTCCTGGTTCTAAACTCCCCAGTCATGAAGAACATGCTTTGTGTGGTcaggtttccttgcacagtccaaagatatgcaggcttgtggattagccatgggaactgcaggtttagagagatagtgtatggggtggatctgggtgtaatgctgttcagagggttggtgtggcctgaatggcctgcttccacactgtaaggattctgtgatataCGATAACATCATTCTTGCATCGACCTTGTTTGGTCATGTTAGTTTCTCGGTTTCAATGAGATATAACCTTCATTTTTCCAAACTCTGGTGAATAAGGTCCTAACAAATATAATCTCACCCTGTACGTCAGTCCCATCAATCCAgcaattagtctggtaaacctcttttgtacTCTCTCAATAGCCAGAAGGTTagggcagcattgtggctcagtgattagcactgttgcctcacaatgccaatgacccgagttcaattccagcctttggtgttTCTGGGGTTTGCCCGTCCTCCCTGTGTTGGTGTcgtccaatttcctcccacaatccaaagatccCACGCAAGCCCTTATCattttggggcggcatggtggctcagtggttagtactcgTGCCTCAGCGCCaaggacctaggttcgattccaccctcaggcgactgtctgtgtggagtatgcatgatctcactgtgtctgcgaaggtttcctccgggtactcctgatttcctcccacagtccaaagatgtgcaggctaggtggcttggccatgctaaattgcccgtagtgttcagggatctgtagattaggtggtttataaggggattggtctgggtgggatgctgtgagggttggtgtggacatgttcggccgaagggcctgtttctgtacaatagggattctattttttaaaaatgtgcaggttaggtggattggccatggtaagttggcccgtagtgtccagaggggttcaggttaagtggattagccattgtaaTTGCAGGGTAATGCGGATAGGGTGGGTTGGCTGGTTCAGGGTGGGATACggtttggatggtcagtgtggacttgatgggccgattggcctttttccacactaaGGGTTTCTACAAATTTGATGATCCATCCTccgataaggagaccaaaactgcgcacagtgcTGATAGAATGATTGAGCTTGTCATGAAGACTTTCATATGGCTCTAATGTGATTGTGTATAACGACATGCCTATCATTGGAGGCACACTGACTTGTGGGCTAAGAGGATGGTGCCTCTGCAAGTTTAATGGGTAAAATGAGTGAATACACTTCCTATTGTTCCACTGAAGCAAATGGTTTAGATTAGTTAGACAGAAGGGTTGTTCTTTGGTAGCTGACAGAACACATATATTTAAAGTTTTGGAGAAGAGATGTGAGAAATCAAGTTTATGCAGTGTGTTAATGAACTGGAACTCGCTAATGAGAATTGTGGAATGAATGCAATGAATAATTTCAAAAAGCAGTTAGATATTTGAGAGAAGATTTTGTGGGGAAATCACTTCACAGGCAGCTGGCATGAACTCATTGAGCTGAATGTCTGCCTTCAGTATTATAATGGTACTTAACCAATCAAATGAACATGACAATTTTTCATGAGGAAAGGACTGAAGTTACACACTGAGCACACTCTGCAATTTCTGAATGACAGTGTAAACATTGAGAACATGAGCTGTAGTATTCTTTTAATGTTAAGTTTCATGTTCCTCTTCCCACATTCCTTTGTGCTTCATTTCCCTTCTAAGCGTTTCCCTCTTGATCTACAGGTACTTGGTTACAAATCCATGGATGGTGGCTACTTTCTGCCCATCTACATTGTTCATGCTGGAACCGAGACAAACTTCAGCCTGTGGCTCTGGAGCTGCATGGGACCATTAAGTATTTTGTTTGCAGCTTCCAACCTTACCAACCGGATGACATTGTCATGaatgaaatttctttttaaaacaaaaatggaagtccAGAAAATAGCAAATCAAAAACTTGATACAAGCACAATTTTTCTTATTGAGTTTAATGTTTGCTTAATAAGAAATTTAGTTTTTGcaataa
Proteins encoded in this region:
- the rcc1 gene encoding regulator of chromosome condensation isoform X2, encoding MPGKRSVKRSKDNEEGAESDESKKLKISHSSHGTIPGIVLTLGQGDVGQLGLGENVMERKKPAFVKQLPEKIVQVEAGGMHTVCLGASGSVYTFGCNDEGALGRDTSQEASDTVPARIVLNEHVVQVSAGDSHTAALTDVGHVYIWGSFRDNNGVIGLLEPMKTSCFPQKVPLDVPIIKITSGNDHLALLSLDGDIYTSGCGEQGQLGRIAECFTNRGGRRGLERLLIPKSLHLKAKGSGKVKFRDVFCGAYCTFAISKEGHIYGFGLSNYHQLGTSGTTPCYSAHKLTAFKNSTKSWVKFSGGQHHTLCLDSEGKVYSLGRAEYGRLGLGEHSTEKSTPTIVQGLPVITTVACGASVSYAVSKDGRAFAWGMGTNFQLSTGNEEDVWSPIQMSGQQLENREVLSISSGGQHTALLVKERGQS
- the rcc1 gene encoding regulator of chromosome condensation isoform X1; protein product: MEYQNTMPGKRSVKRSKDNEEGAESDESKKLKISHSSHGTIPGIVLTLGQGDVGQLGLGENVMERKKPAFVKQLPEKIVQVEAGGMHTVCLGASGSVYTFGCNDEGALGRDTSQEASDTVPARIVLNEHVVQVSAGDSHTAALTDVGHVYIWGSFRDNNGVIGLLEPMKTSCFPQKVPLDVPIIKITSGNDHLALLSLDGDIYTSGCGEQGQLGRIAECFTNRGGRRGLERLLIPKSLHLKAKGSGKVKFRDVFCGAYCTFAISKEGHIYGFGLSNYHQLGTSGTTPCYSAHKLTAFKNSTKSWVKFSGGQHHTLCLDSEGKVYSLGRAEYGRLGLGEHSTEKSTPTIVQGLPVITTVACGASVSYAVSKDGRAFAWGMGTNFQLSTGNEEDVWSPIQMSGQQLENREVLSISSGGQHTALLVKERGQS
- the rcc1 gene encoding regulator of chromosome condensation isoform X3 translates to MEYQNTMPGKRSVKRSKDNEEGAESDESKKLKISHSSHGTIPGIVLTLGQGDVGQLGLGENVMERKKPAFVKQLPEKIVQVEAGGMHTVCLGASGSDNNGVIGLLEPMKTSCFPQKVPLDVPIIKITSGNDHLALLSLDGDIYTSGCGEQGQLGRIAECFTNRGGRRGLERLLIPKSLHLKAKGSGKVKFRDVFCGAYCTFAISKEGHIYGFGLSNYHQLGTSGTTPCYSAHKLTAFKNSTKSWVKFSGGQHHTLCLDSEGKVYSLGRAEYGRLGLGEHSTEKSTPTIVQGLPVITTVACGASVSYAVSKDGRAFAWGMGTNFQLSTGNEEDVWSPIQMSGQQLENREVLSISSGGQHTALLVKERGQS